In a genomic window of Amycolatopsis japonica:
- a CDS encoding class I SAM-dependent methyltransferase, translating to MTFEDQLAEGEAVPVEGWDFSWFEGRATEERPPWGYSRLLGERMAAAAAGLDLQTGGGEVLAGIPKPPQVLAATEGWPPNVEVARKTLAPLGGQVVEAEYDAPLPFPDESFDLVSSRHPIANPWREIARVLRPGGTFLSQQIGAGTVRELKEFFLGPQDYGDWTPDVLRVEAEAVGLRVERLEPAKLRMEFFDLAAVVHFLRKVIWIVPGFEVRKYRDELAELHRMIETDGKFVAHSRRVLVEAVKPGHTFG from the coding sequence ATGACTTTCGAAGATCAGCTCGCCGAAGGAGAAGCTGTCCCGGTCGAAGGCTGGGATTTCTCGTGGTTCGAAGGCCGGGCCACCGAGGAACGGCCGCCGTGGGGCTACTCGCGGTTGCTCGGCGAGCGGATGGCGGCGGCCGCCGCCGGGCTGGATCTGCAGACCGGCGGCGGCGAGGTGCTCGCGGGCATCCCGAAACCGCCGCAGGTCCTCGCCGCCACCGAAGGCTGGCCGCCGAACGTCGAGGTGGCGCGGAAGACTCTCGCGCCCCTCGGCGGACAGGTGGTCGAGGCCGAGTACGACGCGCCGCTGCCCTTCCCCGACGAGTCCTTCGATCTGGTGAGCAGCCGCCATCCGATCGCGAATCCGTGGCGAGAGATCGCCCGCGTGCTGCGCCCGGGCGGCACGTTCCTGTCGCAGCAGATCGGCGCAGGCACCGTGCGGGAACTGAAGGAGTTCTTCCTCGGCCCGCAGGACTACGGCGACTGGACGCCCGACGTGCTGCGCGTCGAGGCCGAAGCCGTCGGGCTCCGGGTGGAGCGGCTCGAACCGGCGAAACTGCGGATGGAGTTCTTCGACCTCGCCGCGGTCGTCCACTTCCTCCGGAAGGTGATCTGGATCGTGCCGGGGTTCGAGGTCCGGAAGTACCGCGACGAACTCGCGGAACTCCACCGGATGATCGAGACCGACGGGAAGTTCGTCGCGCACTCGCGGCGGGTGCTCGTGGAGGCCGTCAAGCCCGGCCACACGTTCGGGTGA
- the mgrA gene encoding L-glyceraldehyde 3-phosphate reductase has product MSTYVAAEGRYESIPYRRTGRSGLKLPAISLGLWHNFGNDKPLGTQRDIARRAFDLGITHFDLANNYGPPYGSAEENFGRLLASDFKPYRDELVISTKAGYDMWPGPYGEWGSRKYLLSSLDQSLGRMGLDYVDIFYSHRFDPETPLEETVGALDTAVRSGRALYVGISSYSSEKTAEAARLLHELGTPLLIHQPSYSMFNRWLEGDKLLDTLETEGAGCIAFSPLAQGLLTSRYLDGVPENSRAAQGKSLNPDTITESTLGKIRALNEIGQRRGQTLAQLALAWGLRDPRMTSVLIGASSVAQLEDNVGALKNLHFTHEELAEIDRYATEADINLWKRSTDAG; this is encoded by the coding sequence GTGAGCACCTATGTCGCGGCCGAGGGCCGATACGAGAGCATCCCCTACCGCCGCACCGGGCGCAGCGGCCTGAAGCTGCCCGCCATCTCGCTGGGCCTGTGGCACAACTTCGGGAACGACAAGCCGCTGGGCACGCAGCGGGACATCGCGCGGCGCGCGTTCGACCTGGGCATCACCCATTTCGACCTCGCCAACAACTACGGCCCGCCCTACGGCTCGGCGGAGGAGAACTTCGGCAGGCTGCTGGCGTCGGACTTCAAGCCGTACCGGGACGAACTGGTCATCTCGACCAAGGCGGGCTACGACATGTGGCCCGGCCCGTACGGCGAATGGGGCTCGCGCAAATACCTGCTGTCCTCTTTGGACCAATCGCTCGGCCGGATGGGCCTGGACTACGTCGACATCTTCTATTCGCACCGCTTCGACCCCGAGACGCCGCTCGAAGAGACGGTCGGCGCGCTCGACACCGCCGTCCGGTCCGGACGCGCACTGTACGTCGGCATCTCGTCGTACTCGTCGGAGAAGACCGCCGAGGCCGCCCGGCTCCTGCACGAACTGGGCACCCCGCTGCTGATCCACCAGCCGTCGTACTCGATGTTCAACCGCTGGCTCGAAGGCGACAAACTGCTCGACACACTCGAAACCGAAGGCGCGGGCTGCATCGCGTTCTCACCGCTGGCGCAGGGACTGCTGACCAGCCGCTACCTCGACGGCGTTCCCGAGAATTCCCGTGCGGCACAAGGGAAGTCGCTCAACCCGGACACGATCACCGAGAGCACCCTCGGCAAGATCCGGGCGCTGAACGAGATCGGCCAGCGGCGCGGTCAGACGCTGGCGCAGCTCGCGCTCGCGTGGGGCCTGCGCGACCCGCGGATGACGTCCGTGCTGATCGGCGCGAGCAGCGTCGCCCAGCTGGAGGACAACGTCGGCGCGCTGAAGAACCTGCACTTCACGCACGAGGAGCTGGCCGAGATCGACCGCTACGCCACCGAGGCCGACATCAACCTCTGGAAGCGCTCGACCGACGCGGGCTAG
- a CDS encoding helix-turn-helix transcriptional regulator: MANTSARMLRLLSLLQTHRFWSGIELSDRLEVSERTLRRDVERLRELGYPVNASRGVAGGYQLRSGTVMPPLLLDDEEAVAIAVGLRTAASGSVEGIEETSVRALTKVVQVMPPRLRRRVDALQAYTTPAAVTGPRVNAASLTVIAQACRDDERLKFDYAARGGEESARLVEPHRLVSLGRRWYLVAWDLDRVDWRTFRVDRLSEPRTTGARYRPREIPGGDAVKFVEAQIKARPTTHTLVIRVEAPKDRVEAAVRYLGGALEAIDGTSCRLTMNVDTFDWPVLILAAIGAPFEVESPSAFKDHLASVAALFKTASIGP; the protein is encoded by the coding sequence ATGGCGAACACGAGTGCGCGGATGCTGCGGTTGCTCTCCCTTCTGCAGACACACCGCTTCTGGTCGGGGATCGAGCTGAGCGACAGGCTCGAAGTGAGCGAACGGACGCTGCGGCGCGACGTCGAACGGCTCCGCGAGCTGGGCTATCCGGTCAACGCGAGCCGCGGCGTCGCGGGCGGCTACCAGCTTCGGTCGGGCACGGTCATGCCGCCGCTGCTGCTGGACGACGAGGAGGCCGTGGCGATCGCGGTCGGCCTCCGGACGGCGGCGAGCGGTTCGGTGGAGGGCATCGAGGAGACGTCGGTCCGGGCGCTGACGAAGGTCGTCCAGGTGATGCCGCCGCGGCTGCGCAGACGGGTCGACGCGCTCCAGGCGTACACGACTCCGGCGGCCGTCACGGGCCCTCGCGTCAACGCCGCCAGCCTGACGGTGATCGCGCAGGCGTGCCGGGACGACGAGCGGCTGAAGTTCGACTACGCGGCACGCGGCGGCGAGGAGTCCGCGCGGCTGGTCGAGCCGCACCGGCTCGTCTCACTCGGACGGCGCTGGTATCTGGTGGCGTGGGATCTCGACCGGGTGGACTGGCGCACCTTCCGCGTCGACAGGCTCAGCGAGCCGCGCACCACCGGCGCCCGCTACCGGCCGCGCGAGATCCCGGGCGGCGACGCGGTCAAGTTCGTCGAGGCCCAGATCAAGGCCAGGCCGACCACGCACACGCTGGTGATCCGGGTCGAAGCGCCGAAGGACCGGGTCGAAGCGGCGGTGCGGTACCTCGGCGGCGCGCTCGAAGCGATCGACGGGACGTCCTGCCGTCTGACGATGAACGTCGACACCTTCGACTGGCCCGTGCTGATCCTCGCCGCCATCGGCGCGCCTTTCGAGGTCGAGAGCCCCTCGGCGTTCAAAGACCACCTCGCGTCCGTCGCCGCCCTCTTCAAGACGGCTAGCATCGGGCCGTGA
- a CDS encoding MFS transporter: MTMTLDTPSGVTSENTPSAKPYRWRWPALFVILTGSVMELLDMTVTSIAGPVMRASLGGGTAMIQWLGVAYTLAMVSGLLTGGRLGDIFGRKRMFLIGAIGFVAGSLFCAVAVNPEMIITARVVQGLFGAAMVPQGLGMMKEMFAGKELQSAFGMFGPVMGLAAVGGPILAGWLVDADLFGTGWRMIFLINLPIGALAVLAAIKFLPESRPGGSLTLDIPGALLATTGALLIVFPLVQGREYGWPLWTFAMMAAAVVVFGVFAWFEKRKSRRGGDPLVEPSLFRKRSFLAGMATGTIYFAAFSGFGLVFTLYLQLGLGFSPLKAGLTGVPMSLGMIVGMGLVQAVRKHGRKVLHTGALIMTAGVIALLLLLGPETGPWQIAPALLVVGIGSGLIMGPYFEIALSGVEPAEAGSASGALTSLQQVGGALGLALLGTVFFDAGTADPTAAAQRTFWVVAVMVVLTFAVGFLLPKRIRDVESAG, from the coding sequence ATGACGATGACACTGGACACCCCGAGTGGTGTGACCTCGGAAAACACGCCCTCGGCGAAGCCGTACCGCTGGCGCTGGCCCGCGCTGTTCGTGATCCTGACCGGCTCGGTGATGGAACTGCTCGACATGACGGTCACGAGCATCGCCGGACCGGTCATGCGGGCGTCGCTCGGCGGCGGCACGGCGATGATCCAGTGGCTCGGCGTGGCCTACACCCTCGCGATGGTGTCCGGTCTGCTCACCGGCGGACGGCTCGGCGACATCTTCGGCCGCAAGCGCATGTTCCTGATCGGCGCGATCGGTTTCGTCGCCGGCTCGCTGTTCTGCGCGGTCGCGGTGAACCCCGAGATGATCATCACCGCACGGGTGGTGCAGGGCCTCTTCGGTGCCGCGATGGTGCCGCAGGGCCTCGGCATGATGAAGGAGATGTTCGCCGGCAAGGAACTCCAGTCCGCGTTCGGCATGTTCGGCCCGGTGATGGGGCTCGCCGCGGTCGGCGGCCCGATCCTCGCCGGCTGGCTGGTCGACGCGGATCTCTTCGGTACCGGCTGGCGGATGATCTTCCTGATCAACCTCCCGATCGGCGCGCTGGCGGTACTCGCCGCGATCAAGTTCCTTCCCGAGTCCCGTCCCGGCGGTTCGCTCACCCTCGACATCCCCGGTGCGCTGCTCGCGACGACCGGCGCGCTGCTGATCGTCTTCCCGCTGGTGCAGGGGCGTGAGTACGGCTGGCCGCTGTGGACGTTCGCGATGATGGCCGCCGCGGTCGTGGTGTTCGGCGTGTTCGCGTGGTTCGAGAAGCGCAAGAGCCGCCGCGGCGGCGACCCGCTGGTCGAGCCGAGCCTGTTCCGCAAGCGCAGCTTCCTCGCCGGGATGGCGACCGGGACGATCTACTTCGCGGCGTTCTCCGGCTTCGGTCTGGTCTTCACGCTGTATCTGCAGCTCGGGCTCGGTTTCTCGCCGCTCAAGGCCGGGCTGACCGGGGTGCCGATGTCGCTGGGGATGATCGTCGGGATGGGCCTCGTGCAGGCGGTGCGCAAGCACGGCCGCAAGGTGCTGCACACCGGTGCGCTGATCATGACCGCCGGAGTGATCGCCCTGCTGCTGCTCCTCGGCCCGGAGACGGGTCCGTGGCAGATCGCGCCGGCGTTGCTGGTGGTCGGGATCGGCTCCGGGCTGATCATGGGGCCGTACTTCGAGATCGCCCTGTCCGGAGTGGAGCCGGCCGAGGCCGGATCGGCGTCGGGCGCGCTGACCTCGCTCCAGCAGGTCGGCGGCGCGCTGGGGCTCGCGTTGCTGGGCACGGTGTTCTTCGACGCGGGGACCGCCGACCCGACCGCCGCCGCCCAGCGGACGTTCTGGGTGGTCGCGGTGATGGTGGTGCTCACCTTCGCGGTCGGGTTCCTGCTGCCGAAGCGGATCCGCGACGTAGAGTCGGCCGGGTAG
- a CDS encoding AAA family ATPase, which yields MAGTGYFTSVEDVTAKLADTGYLASAAVATTVFLADALGKPLLIEGPAGVGKTELAKAVAQASGSRLVRLQCYEGVDESRALYEWNHAKQLLRITAGKDETWDEARNDIFGEEFLLARPLLTAIKGDEPTVLLIDETDKADVEIEGLLLEVLGDFQITVPELGTITAGRKPFVVLTSNATRELSEALRRRCLFLHIDFPDAALEQRIVRLKVPGVDDALAASVVKVITALRAMELRKAPSVAETIDWARTLLALGADSLGEDVVRASLGVILKHQDDVVKADARLELGKVLDS from the coding sequence GTGGCTGGGACCGGGTACTTCACATCCGTCGAAGACGTGACGGCGAAGCTCGCCGACACCGGCTACCTGGCCTCCGCGGCCGTCGCCACCACGGTGTTCCTCGCGGACGCCCTCGGCAAGCCGTTGCTGATCGAGGGCCCCGCGGGGGTCGGCAAGACCGAGCTGGCGAAGGCGGTCGCGCAGGCGAGCGGCTCCCGGCTCGTGCGGCTGCAGTGCTACGAAGGCGTCGACGAGTCCCGCGCGCTGTACGAGTGGAACCACGCGAAGCAGCTTCTCCGGATCACCGCCGGAAAGGACGAGACGTGGGACGAAGCCCGCAACGACATCTTCGGTGAAGAGTTCCTGCTGGCCAGGCCGCTGCTGACGGCGATCAAGGGCGACGAGCCGACCGTCCTGCTCATCGACGAGACCGACAAGGCCGACGTCGAGATCGAAGGGCTGTTGCTGGAGGTGCTCGGCGACTTCCAGATCACCGTCCCGGAGCTCGGCACCATCACCGCCGGGCGCAAACCGTTCGTGGTGCTGACCTCCAACGCGACGCGGGAGCTGTCGGAGGCGTTGCGGCGCCGGTGCCTGTTCCTGCACATCGACTTCCCCGACGCGGCGCTGGAGCAGCGCATCGTGCGGCTCAAGGTGCCGGGCGTCGACGACGCGCTCGCCGCGTCCGTGGTCAAGGTGATCACCGCGTTGCGGGCGATGGAGCTGCGGAAGGCGCCGTCGGTCGCCGAGACCATCGACTGGGCGCGGACCCTGCTGGCGCTCGGCGCGGACAGCCTCGGCGAGGACGTCGTCCGCGCGAGCCTCGGCGTCATCCTCAAACACCAGGACGACGTCGTGAAGGCGGACGCACGGCTGGAACTCGGCAAGGTCCTCGACTCGTGA
- a CDS encoding vWA domain-containing protein — MSGVPGRLVEFVEALREHGIPAGPSETVDAAAALEVLGLDSREQMREGLAAALVRRGGQRAVFDATFDIYFPLGVGAPSQDPVDDLAALRDRLATALAANDQPELTQLAGLAVDMLGEYGGTAGSGGWSAHQTLERLQPQTLVVRVLEAIRAGSPPEDFTDRLDRDDVRRRVEGFRGLVRTEARRRVAEVRGRERVSRHAVPPAADRVDFLLASRAQLAELRRVVQPLSRKLATRLAARRRRHARGHIDLRRTLRRSLSTGGVPMRPSYRRHRPGRPEIVLLCDMSGSVAGFANFTMLLVQALRDQFSKVRVFAFIDACDEITHLVDTGAADPEDLGARILADAELTRWDGHSDYGHALGEFVERYSDAVGPRTSMLILGDARTNGGDPNLDAVRGIASAARHTYWLNPERTALWSTGDSEAHAYAEVVEMYECRNVHQLTRLVTRLLPA; from the coding sequence GTGAGCGGCGTGCCGGGCAGGCTCGTCGAATTCGTGGAAGCGTTGCGGGAACACGGAATCCCGGCGGGGCCCAGTGAGACGGTCGACGCCGCCGCGGCACTGGAAGTGCTGGGCCTCGACTCCCGCGAGCAGATGCGGGAAGGGCTCGCGGCGGCGCTCGTCCGGCGCGGCGGCCAGCGCGCGGTGTTCGACGCGACCTTCGACATCTACTTCCCGCTTGGCGTCGGCGCGCCGTCGCAGGACCCCGTCGACGATCTGGCGGCGCTGCGCGACCGGCTCGCCACGGCGCTCGCGGCGAACGACCAGCCGGAACTGACGCAGCTGGCCGGGCTCGCCGTCGACATGCTGGGGGAGTACGGCGGCACGGCGGGCAGCGGCGGCTGGTCGGCGCATCAGACGCTCGAACGGCTTCAGCCGCAGACCCTCGTGGTCCGCGTGCTCGAAGCGATCCGCGCCGGTTCGCCGCCAGAGGATTTCACCGACCGGCTGGACCGCGACGACGTCCGGCGCCGCGTCGAGGGTTTCCGCGGTCTCGTGCGGACCGAGGCACGGCGGCGCGTGGCGGAAGTCCGTGGCAGGGAACGGGTTTCGCGGCATGCCGTGCCACCCGCCGCCGACCGCGTCGACTTCCTGCTCGCCAGCCGGGCGCAACTCGCCGAACTCCGCCGGGTCGTGCAGCCGTTGTCACGCAAGCTCGCCACCCGGCTGGCCGCGCGGCGACGGCGGCACGCGCGCGGGCACATCGACCTGCGGCGGACACTGCGGCGCTCGCTGTCCACCGGCGGCGTCCCGATGCGGCCGTCGTACCGGCGGCACCGGCCGGGAAGGCCGGAAATCGTGCTGCTGTGCGACATGTCGGGCTCGGTGGCCGGTTTCGCGAACTTCACCATGCTGCTGGTGCAGGCCCTGCGTGACCAGTTCAGCAAGGTGCGGGTGTTCGCGTTCATCGACGCCTGCGACGAGATCACCCACCTCGTCGACACCGGCGCCGCCGATCCCGAAGACCTCGGTGCGCGCATCCTCGCCGACGCGGAGCTGACCCGGTGGGACGGGCACAGCGATTACGGGCACGCGCTCGGCGAGTTCGTCGAGCGCTACTCGGACGCGGTGGGCCCCAGGACGTCCATGCTCATCCTCGGTGACGCGAGGACCAACGGCGGCGACCCGAACCTCGACGCGGTCCGCGGGATCGCTTCCGCGGCAAGGCATACGTACTGGCTCAACCCGGAGCGGACCGCGCTCTGGTCCACCGGCGACTCCGAGGCGCACGCGTACGCGGAGGTCGTCGAGATGTACGAATGCCGGAACGTGCACCAGCTGACCCGGCTGGTCACGCGGCTGTTGCCCGCCTAG
- a CDS encoding lytic transglycosylase domain-containing protein, producing MTASSPSTLDLMDQWQQPPPKRGPRGCVMLVLLVVGALVAGAVWVVISLNDREPVPVKPEFVVPSLKPAPRSAIPGDAGPLPAEPAKDAWIAKVSENTDIPSRTLRAYVNAAEKTAKTTPRCEITWATIAGIGRTESQHARHDGSRAGEDGIVTPPIIGIPLDGSPGVLAVVDTDKGALDGDPKWDRAVGPMQFLPATWKRYGVRASGDGAAPDPQNIDDAALTTARYMCARGGDLGDPSGWWTAVLTYNNSTQYGQEVFSNADAYGKAALKP from the coding sequence GTGACCGCTTCGTCCCCTTCGACCCTGGACCTGATGGATCAGTGGCAGCAGCCGCCCCCGAAACGCGGCCCGCGTGGCTGCGTGATGCTCGTTCTGCTGGTCGTGGGCGCCTTGGTCGCCGGTGCCGTCTGGGTCGTGATCAGCCTCAACGACCGTGAGCCGGTGCCGGTCAAACCGGAATTCGTGGTCCCCTCGCTCAAGCCCGCCCCACGTTCGGCGATCCCCGGTGACGCCGGACCGCTGCCCGCGGAGCCCGCGAAGGACGCCTGGATCGCGAAGGTGTCGGAGAACACGGACATCCCTTCGCGCACGCTGCGGGCGTACGTGAACGCGGCCGAGAAGACCGCGAAGACCACTCCGCGTTGCGAGATCACCTGGGCGACCATCGCCGGGATCGGGCGCACCGAGTCCCAGCACGCCCGGCACGACGGTTCCCGCGCCGGTGAGGACGGCATCGTGACGCCGCCGATCATCGGCATCCCGCTCGACGGCTCCCCCGGTGTGCTGGCGGTCGTCGACACCGACAAGGGCGCGCTCGACGGCGACCCGAAATGGGACCGCGCGGTCGGGCCGATGCAGTTCCTGCCCGCCACCTGGAAGCGGTACGGCGTCCGCGCGAGCGGTGACGGCGCCGCGCCGGACCCGCAGAACATCGACGACGCGGCGCTGACGACCGCGCGGTACATGTGCGCGCGGGGCGGCGACCTCGGCGATCCCTCCGGCTGGTGGACCGCGGTGCTGACCTACAACAACTCCACCCAGTACGGGCAGGAAGTGTTCAGCAACGCCGACGCCTATGGGAAAGCCGCGCTGAAGCCCTAG
- a CDS encoding cellulase family glycosylhydrolase, whose translation MVRPRWRAALVTVLAAASVPISAQAASAAPVLYESEDATISRGVVEANHTGFTGSGFVNYDNVTGSYVEYTVNAAQAGQHTLTFRYANGTTVNRPLDITVNGSLAVDDLGFAGTGAWTTWRTVTTTVNLAAGSNKIRTTAVTANGGPNADSLSVEGGGGSNTGTPVSINGKLHVCGVKLCNQYGKPIQLRGMSTHGIQWYSQCVKTASLDALANDWKADILRVAMYIQDDGYESNPRKFTDMVHNYIEEATKRGMYVLVDWHQLDPGDPNENTDLAKTFFAEIAQRHKDKVNIIYDVANEPNGVSWADVKRYAEEVIPVIRAQDPDSVVLLGTHGWSTFGISDGRDENDILDNPVNATNIMYTFHFYAASHQDEHYDALARTADKIPVFVTEFGTQTYTGDGGNDFTYSQKYLDLLAAKKIGWTNWNFSDDFRSGAVFKTGTCAGNSFTGTSMLKPAGVWVRDRIRTPDDFPTG comes from the coding sequence GTGGTACGCCCAAGATGGCGGGCGGCGCTGGTCACGGTGCTCGCGGCCGCCTCGGTCCCGATCTCCGCCCAGGCCGCTTCCGCGGCTCCCGTCCTGTACGAATCCGAGGACGCGACGATCTCGCGCGGCGTGGTCGAAGCCAATCACACCGGCTTCACCGGATCCGGCTTCGTCAACTACGACAACGTCACCGGTAGCTACGTCGAGTACACCGTCAACGCGGCGCAGGCGGGGCAGCACACGCTGACCTTCCGCTACGCCAACGGCACCACGGTCAACCGCCCGCTCGACATCACCGTCAACGGCTCCCTCGCCGTCGACGACCTCGGGTTCGCCGGCACCGGCGCGTGGACGACCTGGCGCACCGTCACCACCACGGTGAACCTCGCCGCGGGCAGCAACAAGATCCGCACCACCGCCGTCACGGCGAACGGCGGCCCCAACGCGGACTCGCTGTCGGTCGAAGGCGGTGGCGGTTCGAACACCGGGACACCGGTGTCCATCAACGGAAAGCTCCACGTCTGCGGCGTCAAACTCTGCAACCAGTACGGCAAGCCCATCCAGCTGCGGGGCATGAGCACGCACGGGATCCAGTGGTACAGCCAGTGTGTGAAGACCGCTTCGCTGGACGCGCTGGCCAACGACTGGAAGGCCGACATCCTGCGGGTCGCCATGTACATCCAGGACGACGGCTACGAGAGCAACCCACGCAAGTTCACCGACATGGTGCACAACTACATCGAAGAGGCGACGAAACGCGGGATGTACGTCCTCGTCGACTGGCACCAGCTCGACCCCGGTGACCCGAACGAGAACACCGACCTGGCCAAGACGTTCTTCGCCGAGATCGCCCAGCGGCACAAGGACAAGGTCAACATCATCTACGACGTCGCGAACGAGCCCAACGGCGTCAGCTGGGCGGACGTGAAGCGTTACGCCGAGGAGGTCATCCCGGTGATCCGCGCCCAGGACCCGGACAGCGTCGTCCTCCTCGGTACGCACGGTTGGTCGACCTTCGGCATCTCCGACGGCCGCGACGAGAACGACATCCTGGACAACCCGGTGAACGCGACCAACATCATGTACACGTTCCACTTCTACGCGGCGTCGCACCAGGACGAGCATTACGACGCGCTGGCGCGGACCGCCGACAAGATCCCGGTGTTCGTCACGGAATTCGGCACCCAGACCTACACGGGTGACGGCGGGAACGACTTCACGTACTCGCAGAAGTACCTGGATCTGCTGGCCGCCAAGAAGATCGGCTGGACGAACTGGAACTTCTCCGACGACTTCCGCTCCGGTGCCGTGTTCAAGACCGGAACCTGCGCCGGGAACTCCTTCACCGGCACTTCGATGCTGAAGCCCGCCGGTGTCTGGGTGCGGGACCGCATCCGCACGCCGGACGACTTCCCGACCGGCTGA
- the add gene encoding adenosine deaminase: MRDLSLLPKAHLHVHLESTIRPDTLRDIGEANGIAVPVEQPVFDGFRAFGDYNGLIRSCLRRPEDFERVAREFCEDQVADGVRYAEVTFTAASHGERLGEPDMPLESVLKGLSAGAAEHGLHWRVILDHSRRRPVERARLTLDLARRYAPDGVFAIGLAGEEKYPLAPFAGICDEAEEAGLHLIHHAGEDAGPASIREALEVGHSERIGHGIRILEDLALVAEVRERGIALEVCPSSNVTLGLVPSFEEHPLPRLVDAGLVVTLSTDVPSITGTTLTDEFLRTREAYAYHDHALAGLARASVDASFAPAELKRSLHAEIDAWLT; encoded by the coding sequence ATGCGGGATCTTTCGCTGCTGCCCAAGGCCCATCTGCACGTCCACCTCGAAAGCACCATCCGGCCGGACACGCTCCGTGACATCGGCGAGGCGAACGGCATCGCCGTCCCCGTGGAACAACCCGTGTTCGACGGATTCCGCGCGTTCGGTGACTACAACGGGCTGATCCGGTCCTGCCTGCGGAGACCGGAGGACTTCGAACGGGTGGCCCGCGAGTTCTGCGAGGACCAGGTCGCGGACGGCGTCCGCTACGCCGAAGTCACCTTCACGGCGGCTTCGCACGGCGAACGGCTGGGCGAGCCGGACATGCCGCTGGAGTCCGTCCTCAAAGGACTGTCGGCGGGCGCCGCCGAACACGGGCTCCACTGGCGGGTGATCCTGGACCATTCGCGCCGCCGTCCGGTCGAACGTGCCCGGCTCACCCTCGATCTCGCCCGCCGGTACGCCCCGGACGGGGTGTTCGCGATCGGGCTCGCCGGCGAGGAGAAGTACCCGCTCGCGCCGTTCGCCGGGATCTGCGACGAGGCCGAGGAGGCCGGGCTGCACCTGATCCACCACGCCGGGGAGGACGCCGGCCCGGCCAGCATCCGCGAGGCATTGGAAGTCGGGCACAGCGAACGGATCGGCCACGGCATCCGGATCCTGGAGGATCTCGCGCTGGTCGCCGAAGTGCGGGAACGCGGAATCGCGCTGGAGGTCTGCCCCTCGTCGAACGTGACGCTCGGGCTCGTGCCGTCGTTCGAGGAGCACCCGCTCCCCCGGCTGGTCGACGCCGGGCTCGTGGTCACCCTCAGCACCGACGTCCCGTCGATCACCGGAACGACGCTGACCGACGAGTTCCTGCGCACCCGGGAGGCGTACGCCTACCACGATCACGCGCTCGCCGGGCTCGCCCGCGCGTCCGTCGACGCGTCCTTCGCGCCCGCCGAGCTCAAGCGCTCCCTCCACGCGGAGATCGACGCCTGGCTCACCTGA
- a CDS encoding antitoxin has translation MALLRKLTALAGTATAVRAYVRKNPEKVSKAVNKAATFVDHKTKGKYHSQIDGAVRKVDGMTGRPPHRPYEH, from the coding sequence GTGGCTCTACTGCGGAAGTTGACCGCCCTGGCCGGCACCGCCACGGCCGTGCGCGCCTACGTGCGGAAGAACCCCGAGAAGGTCTCCAAGGCCGTGAACAAGGCCGCGACCTTCGTCGACCACAAGACCAAGGGCAAGTACCACAGCCAGATCGACGGCGCGGTGCGCAAGGTCGACGGGATGACCGGACGCCCGCCGCACCGCCCCTACGAGCACTAG